The Sneathiella sp. P13V-1 genome includes a window with the following:
- a CDS encoding histidine phosphatase family protein, producing MTQIWMVRHAPVDLPYIYGQMDVDANFDNASAFEFMESHLPKDATVYSSDLSRCLKTAERAGFTGVISSENLREQHFGEWQGMTYDEAIDHDDEFYWQFWDKPVETKLPGGESLQDVSERVWSFLRNILEEQPDHENIVLFSHAGVIRTILAGVLSVPLSASLKFKVDPLSVSQVSCYRTADQLEFDVGFVNRSDALT from the coding sequence ATGACCCAGATTTGGATGGTTCGCCATGCACCGGTGGACCTTCCCTATATATATGGGCAGATGGATGTTGATGCTAACTTTGACAATGCCTCAGCGTTTGAATTCATGGAAAGCCATTTGCCGAAAGATGCGACAGTATATAGCAGTGATTTGTCACGTTGCCTTAAAACCGCTGAGCGGGCCGGATTTACTGGGGTTATCTCATCCGAGAACTTAAGAGAGCAGCATTTCGGAGAATGGCAGGGCATGACCTATGATGAAGCCATAGACCATGATGACGAGTTCTATTGGCAGTTTTGGGACAAACCTGTTGAAACCAAACTGCCGGGCGGGGAAAGCCTTCAAGACGTTTCAGAAAGGGTATGGAGTTTTCTAAGAAACATTCTTGAAGAGCAACCCGACCATGAGAATATAGTTCTGTTTAGTCACGCCGGTGTCATCCGCACCATATTGGCAGGGGTTCTGTCGGTTCCGCTTTCGGCAAGTTTGAAATTCAAAGTTGATCCACTTTCGGTCAGTCAGGTGTCATGTTACCGAACGGCGGATCAACTGGAATTTGATGTTGGGTTTGTAAACCGATCAGACGCGCTGACCTAA